A window from Sphingopyxis alaskensis RB2256 encodes these proteins:
- a CDS encoding DUF736 domain-containing protein → MPTIANLHVKSDGSFEGTLATLNVTAPIAIVPNGRKTKDNEPDYRILSRKNGFELGAGWKRFSQNNGAEYVSVTMSAPEFGTIYGNVANAPGDDPMKKVIIWNPPA, encoded by the coding sequence ATGCCCACCATTGCCAACCTCCACGTCAAGTCCGACGGCAGCTTCGAAGGCACGCTGGCCACCCTCAACGTCACCGCGCCGATTGCGATCGTGCCGAACGGTCGCAAGACCAAGGACAATGAGCCCGATTATCGCATCCTCAGCCGCAAGAACGGCTTCGAGCTGGGCGCCGGCTGGAAGCGCTTCTCGCAGAACAACGGCGCCGAATATGTGTCGGTCACCATGTCGGCCCCCGAATTCGGGACCATCTACGGCAATGTCGCCAATGCGCCGGGCGACGACCCGATGAAGAAGGTCATCATCTGGAATCCGCCGGCCTGA